The following proteins are encoded in a genomic region of Betaproteobacteria bacterium:
- a CDS encoding class I SAM-dependent methyltransferase — MPTDVVTFYDTHPINEEQVLRALAEKGIDPGRLSEKDLQAHDQDHFGGLEANDSLIAMAGIGPQHRVLDVCSGLGGPARYLADKVGCRVVGLDLNRSRYEGAQRFTQLARLDHLVTFENGNALEMPFEAGTFDVVMGQEAWCHVPHKPRLIAECARVLKPGGCFAFTDILRRDGLSEAEMARLRVDMAFPDLETLSGYSSLLEANGCTVERCDDLSPWWTQVLVDRLAMYRSLGTDTARKFGQARSAAWDEFYAFFVGLYQLGRLGGGRFIARKR, encoded by the coding sequence ATGCCGACCGATGTCGTCACGTTCTACGACACCCATCCGATCAACGAAGAACAGGTGCTGCGCGCCCTGGCCGAGAAGGGCATCGATCCCGGCCGCCTGAGCGAGAAGGATCTGCAGGCGCACGATCAGGACCATTTCGGCGGGCTCGAAGCGAACGATTCGCTGATCGCGATGGCGGGCATCGGTCCGCAGCATCGCGTGCTGGACGTCTGCTCGGGATTGGGTGGCCCTGCCCGGTACCTGGCGGACAAGGTCGGATGCCGCGTCGTGGGCCTGGACTTGAACCGCAGCCGGTACGAAGGCGCACAGCGCTTCACCCAGCTTGCCCGTCTTGACCATCTGGTCACTTTCGAGAACGGCAACGCCCTGGAAATGCCGTTCGAGGCTGGAACGTTCGATGTGGTGATGGGGCAGGAAGCCTGGTGCCATGTCCCCCACAAACCGCGGCTCATCGCCGAATGCGCGCGCGTGCTCAAGCCGGGGGGCTGCTTTGCCTTCACCGACATCCTGCGTCGCGACGGACTGAGCGAGGCCGAGATGGCCCGGCTGCGGGTCGACATGGCGTTCCCCGATCTCGAAACGTTGTCAGGCTATTCCAGCCTGCTCGAGGCCAACGGCTGCACCGTGGAACGCTGCGACGACCTCAGCCCCTGGTGGACCCAGGTGCTCGTGGACCGTCTGGCGATGTACCGCAGCCTGGGCACCGACACGGCACGCAAGTTCGGTCAGGCGCGATCGGCCGCATGGGACGAGTTCTACGCCTTCTTCGTGGGGCTGTATCAGCTCGGCCGCCTGGGCGGCGGACGTTTCATCGCGCGCAAACGGTGA
- a CDS encoding thiamine pyrophosphate-binding protein: MDNASSIAPHTLSGRDAFVRLLASEGVDTLFGNPGTTELAIMEALGTQSDIGYVLGLQESVVVAMADGYARASGRLAACNVHVAPGLGNAMGALYNAKFYGSPLLVTAGQQEQGHGLMEPLLYDPLVPIAQPLVKWAVECTRVEDLPRIVRRAAKVALTPPTGPVFLSLPGDVLDASAVLDMGAPTRVDSAVRPVDATIARLASRLRSARHPVLIAGHELATRNALAEAAELAEVLGAPVLQQTVPYAAQFFSEHPAFLGALTRNQTQVRAALEPYDLLVFLGSDVLRMSVHSPVDAMPPGKSVIQIAERDWELAKNYPAEIAVRADVKSTLRAVVDWLRRESGPADGQAAAARIAALAPQNWSAKRVHAAEQALKFSGRTPLEPAFLTKVLADAIPGDAVVVEEALTAGFPLLGFLRLRDHQGFYGLASGGIGFAMGGAVGISLALADRPVVALVGDGSAMYSIQALWTAAHLRRPITYVIANNRSYRILKERLQSFRKTDRFIGMDLREPSIDFVALAQSMGVPARRIDDPAAFEPALRAAVASGGPTLLDVSVADGYGG, from the coding sequence ATGGACAACGCCTCTTCGATCGCACCCCACACGCTGAGCGGGCGCGACGCGTTCGTCCGGCTCCTCGCTTCAGAGGGCGTCGACACGCTGTTCGGCAATCCCGGCACCACCGAGTTGGCGATCATGGAAGCGCTCGGCACGCAATCCGACATCGGCTATGTGCTGGGATTGCAGGAATCCGTCGTGGTCGCAATGGCCGACGGCTATGCGCGTGCGTCAGGGCGCCTGGCCGCCTGCAACGTGCACGTGGCCCCGGGGCTGGGCAACGCCATGGGCGCCCTGTACAACGCGAAGTTCTACGGCTCGCCGCTGCTGGTCACCGCCGGCCAGCAGGAGCAGGGGCACGGCCTCATGGAGCCACTGCTGTACGACCCCCTGGTTCCGATCGCGCAGCCGCTGGTGAAATGGGCTGTCGAGTGCACGCGGGTGGAGGATCTGCCGCGCATCGTGCGGCGAGCGGCCAAGGTCGCGCTCACGCCCCCCACGGGCCCGGTGTTCCTGAGTCTGCCGGGCGACGTGCTGGATGCCTCGGCGGTGCTGGACATGGGGGCGCCGACGCGCGTGGATTCCGCAGTGCGTCCGGTGGACGCGACGATTGCGCGCCTCGCCTCCCGCCTGCGTTCCGCACGCCACCCCGTGCTCATCGCCGGTCACGAGCTCGCCACGCGCAATGCCCTGGCAGAGGCGGCGGAGCTGGCGGAGGTGCTGGGGGCCCCCGTGCTGCAGCAGACGGTCCCCTATGCGGCGCAGTTCTTCTCGGAGCACCCGGCTTTCCTGGGCGCGCTCACGCGCAACCAGACGCAGGTGCGGGCCGCTCTCGAGCCCTACGACCTGCTGGTGTTTCTCGGGTCGGATGTCCTTCGAATGTCCGTGCACAGTCCGGTCGACGCCATGCCGCCCGGAAAGTCCGTGATCCAGATTGCCGAGCGGGACTGGGAACTGGCCAAGAACTACCCGGCCGAGATCGCCGTCCGGGCCGACGTGAAATCGACCCTGCGTGCCGTGGTGGATTGGCTGAGGCGCGAGTCCGGTCCTGCCGATGGGCAAGCCGCCGCGGCCCGCATCGCCGCGCTCGCGCCGCAGAACTGGTCGGCGAAGCGCGTTCACGCGGCCGAGCAGGCGCTCAAGTTTTCCGGCCGGACGCCGTTGGAACCCGCATTTCTGACGAAGGTTCTGGCGGATGCGATTCCGGGCGATGCGGTGGTGGTGGAGGAAGCCCTCACGGCAGGGTTTCCCCTCCTGGGCTTCCTGCGCCTGCGCGACCACCAGGGCTTCTACGGGCTTGCGTCCGGCGGGATCGGCTTTGCGATGGGCGGCGCCGTGGGCATCAGTCTGGCGCTGGCTGACCGCCCGGTCGTGGCGCTCGTGGGCGATGGCAGCGCCATGTACTCGATCCAGGCGCTCTGGACCGCTGCTCACCTGCGGCGGCCGATCACGTATGTCATCGCGAACAACCGCAGCTACCGCATCCTCAAGGAACGGCTCCAGTCATTCCGCAAGACCGATCGATTCATCGGCATGGATCTTCGCGAACCGTCCATCGACTTCGTCGCGCTGGCGCAGTCGATGGGGGTTCCGGCGCGGCGCATCGACGATCCGGCCGCGTTCGAGCCGGCGCTTCGCGCGGCTGTGGCGAGCGGCGGTCCGACTCTTCTCGACGTCTCGGTCGCGGACGGTTACGGCGGCTGA
- a CDS encoding DUF190 domain-containing protein, which translates to MTGTVILQLYFAENDRHRGELAYEWVLERSKALGIPGGTALRGIAGYGRHGVLEQEGFFELAANLPIVLQFVCAAAKAQELLQLLAAERLAVFHTQAAVEAGWTVPPQ; encoded by the coding sequence ATGACCGGCACCGTGATCCTTCAGCTCTATTTCGCCGAGAACGACCGCCACCGCGGCGAACTCGCGTACGAATGGGTGCTCGAACGCAGCAAGGCGCTCGGAATTCCAGGCGGCACCGCGCTGAGAGGAATCGCGGGTTACGGCAGGCACGGGGTGCTGGAACAGGAGGGCTTCTTCGAGCTGGCTGCCAATCTGCCGATCGTGCTTCAGTTCGTGTGCGCGGCCGCCAAGGCGCAGGAACTCCTGCAGCTGCTCGCGGCCGAGAGGCTGGCGGTCTTTCATACCCAGGCGGCGGTCGAAGCCGGATGGACCGTACCGCCTCAATGA
- a CDS encoding HDOD domain-containing protein, which produces MNIEAAASVAPNVPSNPFPALPQEDERDLRDLFARWEDLAKSEHSMPPVSPLIFRLLRMDRDAPLAVGEVTEIVESDPILTARLLGLANSALFVRPGKPISDVKSAVIRLGINEAFEETFTQLFGMWVRHISLYLADHLHDAVTQHEAWSFQTPSAYPLGCIPHVPENVTAALVALGLDDKLEGIIERVALQSARIESLARMP; this is translated from the coding sequence ATGAACATCGAGGCCGCCGCGTCCGTTGCACCGAATGTTCCGAGCAACCCCTTCCCCGCACTGCCCCAGGAAGACGAGCGGGACCTGCGCGATCTGTTCGCCCGCTGGGAGGATCTGGCCAAGTCGGAGCATTCCATGCCGCCCGTCTCTCCGCTCATCTTCCGGCTGCTGCGCATGGACCGCGATGCGCCGCTGGCCGTGGGCGAGGTGACCGAGATCGTGGAAAGCGATCCCATCCTCACGGCCCGCCTGCTGGGGCTGGCGAATTCGGCGCTCTTCGTCCGGCCCGGCAAGCCGATCTCGGACGTGAAGTCGGCCGTCATCCGGCTGGGCATCAACGAAGCCTTCGAGGAGACGTTCACCCAGCTCTTCGGCATGTGGGTGCGCCACATTTCGTTGTATCTCGCCGATCATCTGCACGACGCGGTCACCCAGCACGAAGCGTGGTCCTTCCAGACGCCGTCGGCCTACCCGCTCGGCTGCATTCCCCACGTGCCCGAGAACGTGACGGCCGCGCTGGTGGCGCTGGGCCTGGACGACAAACTGGAAGGCATCATCGAGCGCGTGGCGCTCCAGAGCGCTCGCATCGAATCGCTCGCGCGCATGCCCTGA
- a CDS encoding MHS family MFS transporter, translated as MKSEHRKVLTAAAVGSALEWYDFFIYGTAAALVFGELFFPKLDPTVGTLASFATFGVGFAARPLGGIVFGHLGDKLGRKPILVITLLLVGGGTFLIGLLPTYETAGLAAPALLVLLRLVQGFGAGAEYGGAVILAVEFAPEGKRGLFGSWAPIGVTVGNLLAAGVFAACSSLPREDFLAWGWRIPFLLSIVLVLVGFYIRAKVTETPVFREAVSRRKVLRSPIVEVMRRYPKEVLVVIGARLAENGLGYLFPVFALNYLTRNLGVPKSTALTGIMTAHALSLLTIPLFSALSDRVGRRPVYMGAAIFAGLFAYPFFLLIETRDPLLITVAMILGIAVGVAGMFGPQAAYFAEMFGARLRYSGFAVARELGSLLAGGIVPFVSAWLVVSMNGQPWGVAAYMIAMCAITAVAVYVGPRPIERICGPNVKARREAALPAAPVRARAPRRERTVTRGLNAGHPFHSARSLLCSGTRTGPHRNPR; from the coding sequence ATGAAGTCCGAGCATCGCAAGGTGCTGACCGCCGCGGCGGTCGGATCTGCGCTGGAGTGGTACGACTTCTTCATCTACGGAACAGCCGCCGCGCTCGTGTTCGGCGAACTGTTCTTTCCCAAGCTCGATCCCACGGTGGGCACGCTCGCATCGTTCGCCACGTTCGGCGTCGGCTTCGCCGCCCGCCCGCTCGGCGGCATCGTGTTCGGCCATCTGGGCGACAAGCTCGGACGCAAACCGATCCTGGTCATCACGCTCCTGCTCGTGGGAGGAGGCACGTTTCTCATCGGCCTGCTGCCGACGTACGAGACCGCCGGATTGGCGGCGCCCGCGCTCCTTGTTCTTCTTCGGCTCGTGCAGGGCTTCGGCGCCGGCGCGGAGTATGGCGGCGCGGTGATTCTCGCCGTGGAATTCGCACCGGAGGGAAAGCGAGGACTGTTCGGAAGCTGGGCCCCCATCGGGGTAACGGTGGGCAATCTGCTCGCAGCGGGCGTCTTCGCTGCGTGTTCGTCCCTGCCGCGCGAGGACTTTCTGGCGTGGGGCTGGCGCATCCCCTTCCTGCTCAGCATCGTGCTCGTGCTGGTGGGCTTCTACATCCGCGCGAAGGTCACCGAGACGCCCGTGTTCCGCGAAGCGGTCTCTCGCCGCAAGGTGCTGCGCTCGCCGATCGTCGAGGTCATGCGGCGCTATCCGAAGGAAGTGCTCGTGGTGATCGGCGCTCGGCTCGCGGAGAATGGTCTGGGTTATCTGTTTCCTGTGTTCGCCCTCAACTATCTCACGCGCAACCTGGGCGTGCCGAAATCGACCGCACTCACGGGAATCATGACCGCGCACGCCCTGTCGCTGCTCACGATCCCGCTGTTCTCGGCGCTGTCGGATCGCGTCGGACGGCGGCCCGTGTACATGGGTGCCGCCATCTTCGCCGGGCTATTCGCCTATCCGTTCTTCCTGTTGATCGAGACCCGCGATCCGCTGCTCATCACCGTGGCCATGATTCTGGGCATCGCCGTGGGCGTGGCAGGCATGTTCGGTCCGCAGGCCGCGTACTTCGCGGAGATGTTCGGTGCGCGACTGCGCTACAGCGGGTTCGCGGTGGCAAGGGAACTCGGTTCACTGCTCGCCGGCGGCATCGTTCCTTTCGTCTCGGCGTGGCTGGTGGTGTCCATGAACGGGCAGCCGTGGGGCGTGGCTGCCTACATGATCGCCATGTGTGCCATCACGGCGGTCGCCGTCTACGTGGGCCCGAGACCTATCGAACGGATCTGCGGGCCGAACGTGAAAGCTCGCCGTGAGGCAGCCTTGCCTGCGGCGCCGGTGCGCGCTCGCGCCCCACGGCGTGAACGGACAGTGACGCGCGGCTTGAATGCCGGGCACCCTTTTCACTCGGCCCGCAGCCTCTTATGCTCCGGCACCAGGACCGGACCCCACAGGAACCCTAGATGA
- a CDS encoding glutathione S-transferase family protein → MKLYEFTLAPNPRRVRMFLAEKGVSIPTVQVNVRERQQFTDEFAKINPFAVVPVLELDDGTCIGESVAICRYIEALYPEPPLFGTGAKDQAIVEMWNRRAELEGFMAAGEAARNALPLFTDRRVAGVPGGYPQVPELIDQGKRRMERFFELCDRHLADNAFLAGPAFTIADITAFLAVEFGKRIDIAIPARCANVVRWHEAVSARPSAGA, encoded by the coding sequence ATGAAACTGTACGAATTCACGCTTGCGCCGAATCCACGGCGTGTGCGGATGTTTCTGGCCGAGAAGGGCGTCAGTATTCCCACCGTCCAGGTGAACGTGAGGGAACGTCAGCAGTTCACCGACGAGTTCGCGAAGATCAATCCGTTCGCCGTGGTGCCGGTGCTGGAACTGGACGACGGCACCTGCATCGGCGAGTCGGTCGCCATCTGCCGCTATATCGAGGCGTTGTATCCGGAGCCACCGCTTTTCGGCACGGGCGCCAAGGACCAGGCCATCGTCGAGATGTGGAACCGGCGGGCGGAGCTCGAAGGATTCATGGCAGCCGGCGAAGCGGCGCGGAATGCGCTGCCGCTGTTCACGGACCGGCGGGTGGCTGGCGTGCCCGGCGGCTATCCGCAGGTTCCGGAACTGATCGATCAAGGCAAGAGACGGATGGAGCGCTTCTTCGAACTGTGCGACCGGCATCTCGCAGACAACGCCTTTCTTGCGGGGCCTGCCTTCACCATTGCCGACATCACGGCGTTCTTGGCGGTGGAGTTCGGCAAGCGGATCGACATCGCCATTCCGGCACGCTGCGCGAACGTCGTCAGGTGGCACGAGGCGGTATCCGCTCGCCCGAGCGCAGGGGCTTAG
- the crcB gene encoding fluoride efflux transporter CrcB, which translates to MTIGGFFAVGLGAALGAWLRWILGVFFNPLFPTLPLGTLAANLGGGYLIGVAVEFFGTRAGLPPEYRLFAITGFLGGLTTFSTFSAEAVNLFSRGQLAWAAAHVGSHLAGSLLLTMLGIQTVRSLQGA; encoded by the coding sequence GTGACCATAGGCGGGTTCTTTGCGGTGGGGCTGGGCGCGGCGCTGGGCGCGTGGCTGCGCTGGATTCTCGGCGTCTTCTTCAATCCGCTCTTTCCCACCCTGCCGCTGGGCACGCTCGCTGCCAATCTCGGCGGCGGATATCTCATCGGGGTGGCGGTGGAGTTCTTCGGAACGCGCGCGGGTCTTCCCCCCGAGTACCGCCTGTTCGCGATCACCGGCTTTCTGGGCGGGCTGACGACCTTCTCGACCTTCTCGGCCGAGGCCGTCAATCTCTTTTCTCGCGGGCAGCTCGCGTGGGCGGCCGCGCACGTCGGGAGCCACCTGGCGGGATCGCTCCTCCTGACCATGCTGGGCATCCAGACCGTGCGATCGTTGCAGGGAGCATGA
- the modA gene encoding molybdate ABC transporter substrate-binding protein — protein sequence MKRLKNLMCAVLLGTAAAGNAMAADITVSAASSLTNAFQEIGRQFEKERPQDRVLFNFGSSGQLVQQIVRGAPVDVFASADEDSMNKAEKEGAIDRPSRFDFARNLLVLIVPVDSRLTVRTLRDVSQPAFGRIAIGNPDSVPAGRYAKAALEKAGLWSALQDRLVNTVNVRQALDYVARGEADAGFVYGSDARLMPSRVRSALEVEVPQPILYPVAVVRGGGNRSGGAAFVAYLKSRAALDILVKYGFQTP from the coding sequence ATGAAGCGATTGAAGAACCTGATGTGTGCCGTGCTGCTGGGAACGGCTGCCGCAGGGAATGCCATGGCGGCGGACATCACCGTTTCCGCGGCATCGAGTCTGACCAACGCCTTCCAGGAGATCGGACGGCAGTTCGAGAAGGAACGCCCTCAAGACCGTGTCCTGTTCAACTTCGGATCCTCCGGGCAGTTGGTGCAGCAGATCGTCCGCGGAGCGCCGGTGGATGTGTTCGCTTCGGCCGACGAGGACTCCATGAACAAGGCGGAGAAGGAAGGGGCGATCGACCGCCCGTCTCGATTCGATTTCGCTCGCAACCTGCTTGTGCTGATCGTGCCGGTGGATTCGCGACTCACCGTGCGGACACTGCGTGACGTCTCCCAGCCGGCCTTCGGGCGGATCGCCATCGGCAATCCGGACTCGGTCCCAGCCGGGCGGTACGCCAAGGCGGCCCTGGAAAAGGCGGGCCTCTGGAGCGCGTTGCAGGACCGGCTCGTCAACACCGTGAATGTCAGGCAGGCGCTCGACTACGTGGCACGCGGCGAGGCCGACGCGGGATTCGTCTATGGCAGCGACGCCAGGCTCATGCCCTCCCGCGTGAGATCCGCGCTGGAAGTGGAGGTGCCGCAGCCGATCCTCTATCCGGTGGCTGTCGTGAGGGGCGGCGGCAACAGGAGCGGAGGCGCGGCATTCGTCGCCTATCTCAAGTCAAGGGCCGCACTGGACATCCTGGTCAAGTACGGATTCCAGACGCCATGA
- a CDS encoding SMP-30/gluconolactonase/LRE family protein, whose protein sequence is MKSIRNCLLTVALACVLAPVSHEIAAQTDAGFPPPSGDHSLVPAGARLERLFDGGCMLTEGVAAGHDGMMYFSDITFTAFCKDPSGKYSQAGNIWKFDPKSGQTSIFRSPSGMSNGIKFDREGNMLAALGADFGGRMLIRTDMKTGKSYVLTGLFEGKPYNALNDITIDEKGRIYFTDPRYLGHEPVMADGFAAYRLDPDGKVTRVATNCGKCNGILISPDQKTMYIVSNDNGWLEFQNLKKGETTLQGPHLLQAYDVADDGSLSNRRVLIDYGKLEKPCSGPDGMIADERGNIWLASRCEYRPGIQAIDRNGKELAYISTGNELPTNVAFGRGADANLLYLTSGKSLYRIRVGVKGYQLP, encoded by the coding sequence ATGAAAAGCATTCGAAACTGCCTGTTGACCGTTGCGCTGGCATGCGTCCTGGCCCCTGTCTCGCACGAGATCGCCGCACAGACGGATGCCGGCTTCCCGCCACCGTCGGGCGACCACAGCCTCGTCCCGGCCGGGGCGCGGCTGGAACGCCTGTTCGATGGCGGCTGCATGCTGACGGAAGGGGTCGCCGCAGGTCACGACGGCATGATGTACTTCAGCGACATCACGTTCACGGCCTTCTGCAAGGATCCTTCCGGCAAGTACTCGCAGGCGGGCAACATCTGGAAGTTCGATCCCAAGAGCGGCCAGACGTCGATCTTCCGGAGCCCGTCCGGCATGTCCAACGGGATCAAGTTCGACCGCGAGGGGAACATGCTCGCCGCACTGGGCGCCGATTTTGGCGGCCGCATGCTGATCAGGACCGACATGAAGACCGGCAAGAGCTATGTGCTCACCGGGCTCTTCGAAGGCAAGCCGTACAACGCGTTGAACGACATCACCATCGACGAGAAGGGGCGCATCTACTTCACCGATCCGCGCTACCTCGGGCACGAACCGGTGATGGCGGATGGCTTCGCGGCATACCGGCTGGATCCCGACGGCAAGGTGACCCGCGTGGCCACCAACTGCGGCAAGTGCAACGGCATCCTGATATCTCCCGACCAGAAGACCATGTACATCGTGAGCAACGACAACGGCTGGCTGGAGTTCCAGAATCTCAAGAAGGGTGAGACCACCCTGCAGGGTCCCCATCTTCTGCAGGCGTACGACGTCGCGGACGATGGCAGCCTGAGCAACCGCCGCGTGCTGATCGACTACGGCAAGCTGGAAAAGCCGTGCAGCGGGCCCGACGGCATGATTGCCGACGAGAGAGGCAATATCTGGCTGGCGTCGCGGTGCGAGTACCGTCCCGGCATCCAGGCGATCGACAGGAACGGAAAGGAATTGGCCTACATCTCCACCGGCAACGAACTGCCTACCAACGTAGCGTTCGGCCGCGGTGCGGACGCAAATCTCCTGTACCTCACTTCCGGCAAGAGCCTGTATCGGATTCGTGTGGGCGTGAAGGGCTACCAGCTGCCCTGA
- a CDS encoding 3-methyl-2-oxobutanoate hydroxymethyltransferase codes for MASHATGDGGIPPRDAGKRGLKRIMTLGGAYGTRNYTVKDLRDAKGKRVLCETLPFSPEEAAAAEEAGIDTMKVRFDPKRPELAAAIRKAAPNTFMSFSVPLVAAASVDEAVRLAYTAMELGADAIMCQWSPRFIAAAAEAGVPVQGHAGLVPRKSTWTGGLRAVGKTVEEALWVYQEVKRIEDAGAWAVEVEVIPGPLLAEITKRTTLLTSSIGAGSGGDIQFLFAEDILGSNPPPYPRHSKQYRDLHAMKQAMQAERVGGFKDFIADVRSGGFPAPQHVIEAPEGLMDAFLKQVEKR; via the coding sequence ATGGCAAGTCACGCCACAGGAGACGGCGGCATTCCGCCGCGCGACGCAGGAAAACGCGGTCTGAAGCGCATCATGACGCTGGGTGGCGCCTACGGCACGCGCAACTACACGGTCAAGGACCTGCGCGACGCCAAGGGCAAGCGGGTGCTGTGCGAGACCCTTCCCTTCTCCCCGGAGGAAGCGGCGGCGGCCGAGGAAGCCGGCATCGACACGATGAAGGTTCGCTTCGATCCCAAGCGGCCGGAACTCGCCGCGGCCATCCGCAAGGCGGCGCCCAACACGTTCATGTCGTTTTCCGTGCCTTTGGTGGCGGCTGCCAGCGTGGACGAGGCCGTGCGGCTCGCCTACACGGCCATGGAACTGGGTGCCGACGCCATCATGTGCCAGTGGTCGCCACGCTTCATCGCCGCGGCTGCAGAGGCGGGCGTACCGGTACAGGGCCACGCGGGGCTGGTCCCGCGCAAGAGCACGTGGACCGGGGGACTGCGCGCGGTGGGCAAGACCGTGGAAGAAGCCCTGTGGGTCTACCAGGAAGTGAAGCGCATCGAGGACGCTGGAGCCTGGGCCGTCGAGGTGGAGGTCATTCCCGGACCGCTCCTGGCCGAGATCACCAAGCGCACGACGCTTCTCACTTCCTCCATCGGCGCCGGCAGCGGGGGCGACATCCAGTTCCTGTTCGCCGAGGACATCCTGGGAAGCAATCCTCCGCCCTACCCCCGTCACTCCAAGCAGTACCGCGATCTGCACGCGATGAAGCAGGCGATGCAGGCGGAGAGGGTCGGCGGGTTCAAGGATTTCATTGCCGACGTCCGCTCCGGCGGCTTCCCGGCCCCGCAGCACGTCATCGAGGCGCCCGAAGGCTTGATGGATGCGTTCCTGAAGCAGGTCGAGAAGCGCTGA
- a CDS encoding hydratase, whose translation MTLRPIAAVLASLCLPFTVQAACPDDAEVAAFVADFSAVRPARGLPSAASLDDALCAQGKVVNALTGTWGPVAGYKAGLTNKAVQERFGVSTPVHAAMLRDMLLTGDVELPARFGARPMWEADLVAVVKKPGLHKASTPLEALEYIESIVPFIELPDLMLAPDVKITGPALVAINVGTRLGVLGRPLRAENHQAFADALAQMAVVIEVDGTESARASGSVLMDNPLNSALWLARSLHDEGVELTPGQMLSLGSFLPPQPPKAGTAVTVRYLGLPGDPTVSLRFKP comes from the coding sequence ATGACGTTGCGCCCGATCGCTGCAGTGCTCGCTTCGCTGTGCCTCCCGTTTACTGTTCAGGCCGCATGCCCGGACGACGCGGAGGTGGCGGCGTTCGTCGCGGATTTTTCGGCCGTCCGGCCCGCGAGAGGACTTCCGAGCGCCGCATCGCTCGACGACGCGCTCTGCGCTCAGGGCAAGGTGGTGAATGCGCTGACGGGCACCTGGGGTCCCGTCGCGGGCTACAAGGCAGGCCTCACGAACAAGGCCGTACAGGAACGATTCGGCGTCTCGACTCCCGTGCATGCCGCGATGCTGCGGGACATGCTGCTGACCGGGGACGTGGAACTGCCGGCCCGCTTCGGCGCCCGCCCGATGTGGGAAGCGGACCTCGTGGCAGTCGTGAAGAAACCCGGGCTGCACAAGGCCTCGACCCCGCTCGAAGCGCTGGAATACATCGAGTCGATCGTGCCGTTCATCGAACTTCCCGATCTCATGCTGGCACCCGACGTGAAGATCACCGGCCCCGCGCTGGTCGCGATCAACGTGGGCACCCGCCTGGGCGTGCTGGGTCGACCGCTCAGGGCCGAGAACCATCAGGCGTTCGCCGACGCACTCGCGCAGATGGCCGTGGTGATCGAAGTGGACGGAACGGAAAGCGCCCGGGCGTCCGGCTCTGTGCTGATGGACAACCCGCTCAACTCTGCGCTGTGGCTCGCCCGATCACTGCACGATGAAGGCGTGGAACTGACGCCGGGACAGATGCTGAGCCTCGGCTCCTTCCTGCCGCCGCAACCGCCGAAAGCCGGGACGGCCGTGACCGTCCGCTATCTCGGCCTGCCCGGCGATCCCACGGTGAGCCTGCGATTCAAGCCCTGA